ACCTATACTAGGTCGATGTTCCTGCCAGTCCTGTGTGATTGCCTTTTCATTCTTCAACAGAACAAGGTGCCTCCTACACCTTGCAGTATCCTCCTTCAAAGCCATCTCTTCCATCACCTATcatcctcccccccccccccaacccacAAATTGACACCATTAGAAAGGTAGAATAGGTGCAGAGGAAAAAGGCTTTATGTGAATAAAAAATGAGTTAAAACCACCTTCTCGTCTTGGGGAAACTTTGCACTACATCTGACTCAGAAATGTCTTGCTTGTTGCCTGGAATGAGGATCGCTTGACGTTAGCCCAGGTAGAAATCACAAAGAAAAAGTAGGGATTGCATGGCCTTCAGGGAAAGATTTGTCGGGCTTCCAACAAATCCTCATCTCCCATATCCATCTTCTGCTGCTTGTTCCTGGAAATTCCGTTAACCTGTATTGTGCCATCTATCTGAGGACGAAAACTAGTAACGGGGAACGTTTTGAAAGATTATCTTAATCTCTACGCAAACAGTATgcaaactaagaaaaaaaaaaagaaaaaggccacAAAGTTATCCCGTGACTATGACAGATCAAATTCTTTAGTAGGAGAGATTTGTTTGAATAATTTGTTGTACAGAAGTTTCCCCAGACCAATAAAATATGGCGcgacttttatttcattttatttttatggcGCGACTTCTCGCAGAATagagaatttttattttatttttttttaaaaagggcCTTAAAGTTAAAGAGCTTATGAATTACGGTCCCCAACAGGCCAATTAGCGagtataattaatttttttaaaaatataagtggaATTAATAATTAATTTACTCTAGACCAACAGGTTGAACCGTCCAATCCTTCTAAAAGTTCGGGATAGCTTGTCTGGGAATTATAAACTGTTGTCAAAGAACAAACAGTACATCATCCAGGTAGTCACTAAACTTTTTCAATAATTAAGATTTGGCTACTCGATTATTAGTAGTATATTTTTACCTATTAAACTatcaaaaatataattttggGTCATTCCGTTTGATTTCACCGTTAACTTTGTTAGATCTAAGAGTCTGCACGATTTACGAAACATACTATTAATAATTAGATCTAGTATTGTTAATGACAAAATTAGACCGAATGACTCAAAATTTACAGTTTTAATAATTTAGTGGATAAAAACATACTATTAATAGTTGAATGGTCAAAACTTGACTATTTGAAAAGTTTAATGGCTATTAAGATaatttgctcaagtattaatgagtACGATGAGAGTCCCTTTTTTTTAAGAAGAAAGACCCTATTTACTTCACAAGAAATGAATGATACGAAACAATAAATCTTAGCAACGACTAGGGGCCATGACTTTGTTGCTTCAATAGAATAAATTTGCAATGCTGAAATTATAattccaaccaaaaaaaaattaatttcaacCCCATACTAATTCCATACAAAAAACAAACCATTTCCAATCCTCATgctaaaacatcaaaaataataataataaattcaaatccTTAATTTGGATCACAATCCAACATAATATACATAGTAGTCTGTGAGATGATACATCATACGAGTAGCTTTAAGTCTTGAAGCTCTAAGAAAAACAGAAATATACAAGAACGattggaaacaaaaaaaagccCATGAGACGAAGGAAGATAGAGATGGCCCAACCCATGACGTCCTAACAGGCGTGGGCTGCAGAGCCTACGGAAGACGCACCTCAACACTGGTGGTCTTAATGGACCCACAAACTGGGCAGGCTTTGGTGGTCTCATCGCAGCGGGTGCAGGTGCTAACGTGGCGACACGGCCACGTCATCACGGTGGCGACTCGTTTCCCGCAGGCCCTACAGGCCAACTTGATGGGCTCCACCTCCTCCGCCAGCCGGTGCCGGCCCACGTGGGACGACTCGGCCTCATCTTGCTGGACCTCCGAGCTCCCGCCAGTCTCCTCCGCTTTACCCCCCCGGAGGAGAGCCTCTTGGAGAGCCGCCCTCAGAGAAGCATTCGTATCCTCCAAGTACTTGAGCTTGCTCTGCAGAAGCTGGTTCTCCTTCTGGAACAGGGCTTCCCTGTGTTCATAGCCCAGGATCTTGCGGGCCACCTGGTTGAGTTCCAACTCTTTCTCTTTGACTTTCTTGGCGGCCTTCTCCTCCGCCTCGTGCACCACCGCATCGTATTGCCTCCGCTGCATCTCCGCTAAGACGCATTTGAAATGCTCCCCCTGCATGCAAACGCAATCATTATGCCGTGTACATAATTAAGTCAAACATGTTACGTACTAGTTGGATAGAATTCAAACCTGCACAACACACTGAAGAAGAGTGAAAACCCGTCTACAAGATTACAAGATATGATGATTGACGATGCAGATTATTTCTCGTGTATTAATTATGAAGGTTTAATTTACTCGTGTATAttcaagaatttgcaaaattaATTGGTGTGCATCTCTCGTGCATGTGTAAAACAAACAATTGTAGACCTTTCATGAAAAATTTAAATACAAAAAACGTACGATACCTCTAAAGTAACACGCATGGTGTACTTGCGAGAAAATTACGCATCGGCCGGGATAAATTTGTTAGTGTTGCATGGCCATTTGGACGGACAAGAGTGTGTGGTGATTAACGAGAGAAATAATTACCTGGTTTCTGATGAGTTGATCAATTTGGGCATTGTGATCCCTCACTATTGGCGGAGTAGCGTCTTGATCATCAAAGCCAGTTAACAAGGAAGTGAAGGGTTTCGATGGCGGGgaaatagtcaagttttcaagCAGCGGATTTGAGAACTGGCGGtggtgctgctgctgctgctgctggtgGCGGTTGTTGTTGTTGAGGTCCAAGCAGAAAGCCCCGTTGGACATGTAGGGAGTAAAAGGAGGCTGGTGATGGAGAGGGAAGTATCGAACAGTTGCCCCCGCCGGCAGAGGAAGAGGAGGTGTTCCCCCGGTTGCCGCTGGCACTAAGCTTTGATCACCACCACCAACACCGTCTTTCATCTTCCTCCTGCGTGTACTACTCGGGCCTGCATCTGCATGCATTAAAAGGTACAAATAtttataacaaaaaaataaaataaataaaaaattccaCTTCACTTTTACACTTTCTCATACGAATTAGTTCTAGTAGAAAAGTACACGAACGCTAGTAAACAAATCAAATGATggatatttttaaagaaaatatatAGGAGTATTAAAACAGAAACCCCTTAGAGTATAGAAGAGACCTGAGCGTTTAGGGGGCATTATGGATTTTGATTGAGACACAGAATTTCAGGAGGCCTAGTCGGATCCTACgtaaaagaaaattaagaaaaaaaaaaaaaaaaaaaggtacgaTCACAACAACGTGGAATATCGAATCTAAACAAAAACAATCTAGAAAAAGAATTGATTTTATGTCTGTGCTGTGATACAGAAGTGCATGTCTCTGGTGATTCACAAAGCGAATGGGATGATGAACTAATTAACCTGTTGAAGAACAAAGAAAATGGCAGGTGGGTTGTGAACTTGGACGGGAATGTACTGATTATAAAGGCGGTGCTGAAAGGGTGGCAGCTATTCGCAGAAAGTCACGACTTGACAAAATCTATCCATTTAAACAGTAACCAATTTCCCTGAGGGGTGCAATTGCTTAGACATTGCAGAAATCATCCAATATCTGAGTTTAAAACTTTTTCCAAATTTCGTCCCATAAAATTGATTATATACACTGTCTCTTCGCCCTCCCAGTTGCCCCATAGAAAGTAAAATATATTTGCATTTCCTCCCTCAGACGAGGTTTTGAAGCCAGTTCCTAATTTCATGCTTATAGGCATAAAACCATGCACGCATCAGCATTGACTTACCTACTATATTTCTGAGGGTCAATAACACTTTGCCGGCCAAACTTAGGAGTAGTCACACTTTATCTCTCTTAACcttaaatatatatatctacACTTTAATCACCACCATGAACACTAGTCAaagtttaaaatatatataaaagagagagagagtgcaaTGACGTTATTGTCcatatattcatgaaattatctATAACTTAGTATTAATTCCTTCCATTGTACCGTTTGGCAATATTAATGCAAGCTATCTATCGTttcgataaaaaaaaagtattaatTCCTTCCATTGCTAAAAAAATATTACATCTTTTCTATCATATCAATTATATAACAATATCAAATTGAAAAGGTTAAATTTAGTTTATATCCTTAAAAATTTTCCTGTCGGTTAGTATTCACTTTTATATATGCTTTCTCCAATTTGTTATAATTTAAGTTAAATGAAAAAGAATAAACAACACAATACTAAAATAAATAGagataccattttttttttttgaaaaggagGTAATACAAAACTTGTTTTTTGTTTAAGAAACagccttttattattttaatttatgcGAACTTTTAGGGTAATATATACCATTGTCATTTTCTGTTCATGTATTTATAGTTAACGATTATTATACTTTCttctcaaaaaataaattttgatttaatcTCCATTTTCCTTCTCTGAGTTTAAAACTAGGCATATCAaccatttttatcaaatttgattAAGAATTTCATATTTGACTAATTTGATAAACAAAAAATGACAATGATATTAGTGTGAAAGAttgaataaatgaaatttataaaaaattactttaaaaatgattttggtatttttttagTTTGATATTTTTGTATAATTGATATGATAGAGAAGATATAAATCTTTTagcaatgaaatgaaatgatattAAGTTATAAATAATATCATTacactcaattttttttttgatatttctagtttttattaGCCTTCTTGGAAACTAAAGTGTATATATTTAAGATTGAGGGAATAAAGCATAACTATCCCTAGTTTCAGGGGGCAAAGTGTTATtaactttattttttctaataactttatttaaaaaatttaaggaCATTATTAACACGAGAtataactcaaaaaacatctaGCTATTACCTTGTCGGCAACTAAGATGAAATGGAgataattgtttttttttttcttctcttatcttttcttttttgtatttttgtaaaATCTACATCCCAGTTCAtatatttcaattcaaattcaaGTTCAACATTCTTTTCTGTGTTGACTCATGCATGACTAAATCAAATCGTTTGATGGTTTTTTCTATGTTGGATAAACAtaataaattgtcaaattaTACTCATGCATGACTAGTCAAAATATTTGCAGGTATTTTCTATGTTGTATCTCGGTTCAACATAAATCTCTAAATTGgagtattaaaaaataaaaaaattagaaatatatttatgatacaagttgattttttttaaaaaaaaatcataaaatatacaaatatatatatgttattttCATCTTTCGGGTTGAAAATACAGCACATAGTAATGTATTTACTAGTTGCAGTAGCATATACTAATATATTGTGGATGTCGTCTTGCTTAAAGTACAAATTGCAATTTCCACACACTTCCACGCCGTACAAGTTGAGCTACCGACCCGAAGTTACTGCGTTTTTCTCCTGAGCCGCGAACCCTACTGCTACTTAGACCGCTACTAAATAAGTAGAACCAACCAGTACCGACCACGGCATTTTCAGGGTCTTATCCTCCCTAATTCTAAAACCGATTTCGACTACACAGAGAGAGTAGCCAGCAATATGATGGCCACAACTGCATATGCTACTCCGCCAATTTCTGCTTTTCTCACTTCCCAAGGTCGCCATCTTCATCTCTCTGCTTACCTCTTTGATTTtgtgaatttatttatttattatttatttggcaTGTATGTGTGGATTTATCACTACTAAAGAACTGTTCTTGTCTGTTGTATTTATGCAGAAGGATTTCGGGGTTCAACTCGGGGCTTTCAATGGAAAAAGATTGAGGTGCGTTTTCTGCATCTCCATCTGGTTATGTTACATGAATTGTTAGTATTAGTTTGTGAACTTTCAATTTTAAACGGAAACTTTgcgtttctttttgttttctatggTTGAATGAAATGGGACATCAGTTGGATGCCTTGCTAGTGTTTGATTGAATGCATATGTTGGATATTGCATCTCGAGTTGCGACTTTCACGTGTTGTTCCGAGGGGCTATTTTCTGGTCCTGAATTACTTCTCATTTGCATATATACATCGATATTTGCAGCACATATGCGGACTCCAGTAGGTGGAAGCGAGTTGTATACTGATTCTAGGCGGCTATGTTTTGTTTAGCTACGCTTTTCAAGTATAACCAACCTATGTGTAGTTCAGTTGCAGTTTCAGTGATTCTACAAGTTAAAATGAATCTAGGACAAGTGGTAGAAGATGAGCTCAATTCATGGGTCTAACATTGGAACAAGAACTGAACGTTGGGAAGCAATATTTTCTTGTcaattgaatgtgattttttCATTTATTGAGTTTTCTTTGAGGTTGAGTCCTTGTGTTGCAGAGAAAGTGTCTGAGAAAGGCTGGTCCTCCTAAAATTACTGCAAAATTTGACTTAAAGCCTCCACCATACCCACTGGTAAGTGCATTGTTGTCTTGAATTTCAATAcacaaattttgttttctcatcATACGTGTTGAATCAGGGTTGGTTGGTCAGTTAATTCATTCAGGCTACCTTGGAGCAACTCAATTAAAAAGGCATGATGATTTAGCCATCTTGGTTGGTATTTGGCCTTAAGCCCTGTTCACATTACCCGGTCAAACCAACTTCCGTATGTTGATACAATATGCTAATTATTTATGAACAAATCAAGTTTACAACTTGCCTTTTGCTGGATTTATTGGGCATATCTTAGCTGGTCATTGTCTTTGGCTGTCTTTCACTAATCTTCACCAGAAACATACCTGAAAATGCCCTGAGTAATTCCAAGCTAATTTTATTTCACCATGATATTTGGGCTGTTTTCAGCCCCCGACTGATCTTTTAGTTGTTGTTTAGTATTACATATTAATGTGCTatttcttttacatttttttttaaataaggaTGCTTTGGAACCTGTCATGAGTCGTAATACAATGGAATACCACTGGGGTAAGCATcacagagcttatgtggagaaTCTGAACAAGCAAATAGTTGGAACTGAATTGGATGGAATGACATTAGAAGACATTATACGAGTCACATACAACAATGGGGATCTTCTTCCACCCTTCAATAATGCCGCACAGGTGATGTCACTTAGTACCTTCGTCTTTAGCTCTTAATGTGCCaagtttttctttgttttattgttCTTTCATATTTGGTTGGGAATATTTCTT
This portion of the Coffea arabica cultivar ET-39 chromosome 2e, Coffea Arabica ET-39 HiFi, whole genome shotgun sequence genome encodes:
- the LOC113733435 gene encoding probable BOI-related E3 ubiquitin-protein ligase 3 codes for the protein MKDGVGGGDQSLVPAATGGTPPLPLPAGATVRYFPLHHQPPFTPYMSNGAFCLDLNNNNRHQQQQQQHHRQFSNPLLENLTISPPSKPFTSLLTGFDDQDATPPIVRDHNAQIDQLIRNQGEHFKCVLAEMQRRQYDAVVHEAEEKAAKKVKEKELELNQVARKILGYEHREALFQKENQLLQSKLKYLEDTNASLRAALQEALLRGGKAEETGGSSEVQQDEAESSHVGRHRLAEEVEPIKLACRACGKRVATVMTWPCRHVSTCTRCDETTKACPVCGSIKTTSVEVRLP